A single Nostoc sp. PCC 7107 DNA region contains:
- a CDS encoding DUF1629 domain-containing protein has translation MNWYRPIIEADNYDGLVCINREDAVFVSNFNRDWYRYRKNVEWKKILVETYSEEQVGDFPSFIAQELVFNERAWQVIQPLIATSVEPLPLICKDGKQYITLKILDLVDCLDYSRSVYRQSAGGFIQIDLYFFHEQMIAGKDIFWLSKAYHTVVSQKFKNIIEENKLKGLSFRKLCG, from the coding sequence ATGAATTGGTATAGACCAATAATTGAAGCTGATAACTATGATGGTCTAGTTTGTATTAATAGAGAAGATGCTGTCTTCGTTTCTAACTTTAATAGAGACTGGTATCGCTACCGAAAAAACGTTGAGTGGAAAAAGATTCTTGTTGAAACTTATTCAGAAGAGCAAGTAGGCGACTTTCCTAGTTTTATTGCTCAAGAACTTGTGTTTAATGAAAGAGCATGGCAAGTAATACAACCACTAATTGCAACTTCTGTTGAGCCACTTCCTCTTATTTGTAAAGATGGGAAGCAGTATATAACTCTAAAAATTCTTGATTTAGTTGATTGCTTAGATTATTCTCGATCAGTATATCGACAATCTGCTGGTGGTTTTATACAGATTGATTTATACTTTTTTCATGAGCAGATGATAGCAGGTAAAGATATTTTTTGGCTATCAAAAGCTTATCATACTGTTGTTTCACAAAAGTTTAAAAACATTATAGAAGAAAATAAACTGAAAGGTT